In the Salvelinus fontinalis isolate EN_2023a chromosome 34, ASM2944872v1, whole genome shotgun sequence genome, one interval contains:
- the LOC129833396 gene encoding serine/threonine-protein kinase LMTK2-like, whose product MLFLALKLVHRCYPVRVSPFQGDLRSYLSQQDWMFRNAELLQLQKMACEIAAGVTHLHKHNFLHSDLALRNCYLTADLTVRVGDYGIGPYRYKEDYIITEDDESAPLRWMAPELVGERHGGVITLDQTKPGNVWALGVTLWELFENAAQPYPHLSDREVLNHVIREQQIKLLKPQLELPYSDRWYEVLQFCWLTPDKRATAEEIHRLLTYLRMQGQKDVEDDFQQRWDSLKPNPVTRQTTVSHSSYPILEQFADDALRAEVDEVLTVTETSRGLSFEYVWEAAKHDHYDSSSGHGRSAMNTTLNYHSMFFPVPSEDIQAHFPDPAAPRTGGSDSRNTHSAIPGILPVFDAHKPANGNEYYIQLEEQGESTVEAKENRGPEVDTVSDGQKFVTLQDVRLDESSTDADFFHHSIDSKDSYLQDSHIWSSSEHDSPYHTNIFSEGDSRQDSHSWNRGFMELPELNGNGFQRVESVEGQTQGTEKSFRNSFLGERHSEVILQDSLEEAEGEGTPDVMRLLNTEKLADNFMFLKEKSLMKEGSGLSGKSSGSQQLDFLQPGLTHIPEHSFRMNSWDDDDDETIDGINVAEIPIKPVESNMSPAEEELFDFMSPSFVDFLQPLADPKTLVPSNTLVTEDICSNQLPIRGLLQQSSNMRMDSASERAEVPAISSANIHQSPTLLSESATTDPLCMDAKNPSLDCLGASEDDCVESKGIKEPTDDLLSYDSPPVYVSEISVDNGLTSEGFTSDDLLSDLVEDDTEAEMDTVLSEHEHDRSSLLVSGPSMDQISQDSLLEDSVSTTLPTVEKSAETLDSLDNSHRLEGSVEELNTPAAPHKLQPPYKTADSGYETENLESPEWNSQPIIKDHFSEENGLSLAEEEEEEPAAATMLVPPEIIVSEVESVMDAQDGEDQQAEPIAPGEEYFTGGNYRDSAYFSDNESEPEKKSEEANSATVDISGGVSGGPSVLPEVTEEDHVESSAGSQSPIAREALVDIGVEKTKPQLLEGTSLPVLILTTEEDWEKTSPVSIDGSVDETRTLEFFPDFRTHSHSESSGTSTEDLEKPPLPAVATSAKPFPENIPVHAKLTRTYASEITPKLKEPDMEGRYLGRRDGSDENGQEDGGEADEEDDNSDDSDDDMRAYRLHSSSEDSEDDTVHPVPVIVSDDSRARNLKSLLKPTSLNVTPSAKPSMPSGGSDSDSASRAVSFFDDVTVFLFDQETPTKELGDHSSGSNSQVSEFSSPVPTASYLNRFTNSTDEEGGGFEWDDDFSSPEPSAFLSKAATDLAVSKTMSPSSTASHYFSPPGGRAPEPSWSSSSSNYSRFSISPANIASFSLTHLTDSDTEQGGNSEEGDKD is encoded by the exons TGACTTAGCCCTGAGGAACTGCTATCTGACTGCAGACCTGACGGTCAGAGTGGGAGACTATGGCATCGGCCCCTACAGATACAAG GAGGATTACATCATCACGGAGGACGACGAGTCGGCGCCCCTGCGCTGGATGGCCCCGGAGCTGGTGGGGGAGCGCCATGGGGGCGTGATCACCCTGGACCAGACCAAGCCTGGCAATGTGTG GGCCTTGGGGGTGACTCTGTGGGAGCTGTTTGAGAACGCAGCCCAGCCCTACCCTCACCTGTCTGACCGCGAGGTCCTGAACCACGTCATCAGGGAACAGCAGATCAAACTGTTGAAACCACAGCTGGAGCTGCCCTACTCTGACAGATG GTATGAGGTGCTACAGTTCTGCTGGCTAACTCCAGACAAGCGGGCCACGGCCGAGGAGATCCACCGGCTGCTCACCTACCTGCGTATGCAGGGCCAGAAGGATGTAGAGGACGACTTCCAGCAGCGCTGGGACTCCCTCAAACCCAACCCTGTCACGCGCCAGACCACCGTCAGCCACTCCTCCTACCCCATTCTGGAGCAGTTCGCAGATGATGCCCTGCGGGCCGAGGTGGACGAGGTGCTCACCGTCACTGAGACCAGCCGTGGCCTGAGCTTCGAGTATGTGTGGGAAGCGGCCAAGCATGACCATTACGACAGCAGCAGTGGCCATGGACGCTCGGCTATGAACACCACGCTCAACTACCACAGCATGTTCTTCCCCGTGCCCAGCGAGGACATTCAGGCCCACTTTCCAGACCCCGCAGCCCCCAGGACGGGGGGCTCCGACAGCAGGAACACCCATTCAGCAATCCCTGGGATTCTTCCCGTGTTTGACGCTCACAAACCAGCCAATGGAAACGAGTACTACATCCAGTtggaggagcagggggagagcACCGTGGAGGCGAAAGAGAACAGGGGTCCGGAGGTAGACACAGTTTCAGACGGGCAGAAATTTGTCACCCTTCAAGACGTCCGCTTGGACGAGTCCAGCACCGATGCAGACTTCTTCCACCACAGCATAGACTCCAAGGACTCGTACCTCCAGGACAGCCACATCTGGTCGTCCAGTGAGCATGACAGCCCCTACCACACCAACATCTTCAGTGAGGGAGACTCCAGACAGGACTCCCATTCCTGGAACAGGGGCTTCATGGAGCTTCCAGAACTCAACGGAAATGGTTTTCAGAGAGTGGAGTCTGTAGAGGGGCAGACCCAGGGAACAGAAAAGTCATTTCGGAATTCTTTTTTAGGGGAGCGCCATTCAGAGGTCATCCTCCAGGACTCTTTAGAGGAGGCAGAGGGGGAGGGAACCCCGGATGTGATGAGGCTACTGAACACTGAGAAACTAGCGGACAACTTCATGTTCCTCAAAGAGAAGAGCCTGATGAAGGAGGGCTCTGGTTTATCAGGGAAAAGTAGTGGGAGTCAACAACTGGACTTCCTCCAACCTGGTCTGACCCACATCCCCGAGCACAGTTTCAGAATGAACTCttgggatgatgatgatgatgagaccATAGATGGCATAAACGTAGCAGAGATCCCCATAAAACCTGTGGAGAGCAACATGTCCCCAGCAGAGGAGGAACTTTTTGACTTTATGAGTCCCAGTTTTGTGGATTTCCTGCAACCTCTAGCAGACCCTAAAACACTGGTGCCTTCAAATACACTGGTAACAGAGGACATCTGTAGCAACCAGCTGCCAATTAGAGGACTGCTGCAGCAGTCCTCTAATATGAGGATGGACTCTGCCTCTGAGAGGGCTGAGGTCCCTGCTATTAGTTCAGCAAATATCCACCAGTCTCCCACACTCCTCTCTGAAAGTGCCACTACAGACCCCCTGTGCATGGATGCCAAAAACCCCAGCCTTGACTGCCTCGGAGCCTCAGAGGATGACTGTGTTGAATCCAAAGGAATCAAAGAGCCAACAGATGACCTGCTAAGCTATGACTCTCCCCCAGTCTATGTCAGTGAGATTTCTGTTGACAATGGCCTGACCAGTGAAGGCTTTACCAGTGATGATCTGCTGAGCGACCTGGTTGAAGATGATACAGAGGCAGAAATGGATACCGTTCTCTCTGAGCATGAACATGACAGGTCCTCTCTGCTGGTTTCTGGTCCTTCCATGGACCAGATCAGCCAGGACAGCCTATTGGAGGACAGTGTTTCCACCACTCTGCCCACTGTGGAGAAATCAGCTGAGACACTAGATTCCCTGGACAACAGCCACAGGCTGGAGGGGTCTGTTGAAGAGCTAAACACCCCGGCAGCCCCTCACAAGCTCCAGCCCCCGTACAAAACAGCCGACAGCGGCTACGAGACAGAGAACCTGGAGTCTCCAGAGTGGAACTCTCAGCCCATCATCAAAGACCACTTCTCAGAGGAAAACGGTCTGAGTTTggccgaggaagaggaggaggagccagCAGCTGCTACCATGCTGGTTCCCCCCGAAATCATCGTCTCGGAGGTGGAGAGTGTGATGGATGCTCAGGACGGTGAGGACCAGCAGGCAGAGCCCATCGCCCCTGGCGAGGAATATTTCACGGGAGGCAACTACAGAGACTCTGCTTACTTCTCCGACAACGAGTCCGAGCCCGAGAAGAAGTCTGAAGAAGCCAACTCGGCAACTGTGGACATCAGTGGCGGTGTTTCTGGAGGTCCATCTGTTCTTCCTGAAGTCACAGAGGAGGATCATGTAGAGTCTTCTGCTGGGTCACAGTCTCCCATTGCTCGAGAAGCTCTGGTTGATATTGGAGTGGAGAAGACCAAGCCTCAGCTCCTGGAAGGGACCAGTCTCCCTGTGCTGATCCTCACCACAGAGGAGGACTGGGAGAAGACGTCACCTGTGTCCATCGACGGCAGTGTGGACGAAACCAGGACACTGGAGTTCTTCCCTGACTTCAGGACTCACAGTCACTCTGAGTCCAGCGGAACTTCCACCGAGGACCTGGAAAAGCCTCCATTGCCTGCTGTTGCTACCTCAGCAAAACCTTTTCCTGAGAACATACCGGTCCACGCTAAGCTAACCAGGACCTACGCCAGCGAGATCACCCCCAAGTTGAAGGAGCCCGACATGGAGGGGAGGTACCTGGGCAGGCGCGACGGCTCTGATGAGAATGGGCAGGAGGACGGAGGGGAGGCGGACGAAGAGGACGATAACAGCGATGACTCGGATGATGACATGCGGGCGTACCGGCTGCACAGCTCCAGCGAGGACAGCGAGGACGACACGGTGCACCCGGTTCCCGTTATAGTCTCGGATGACAGTAGAGCGCGGAACCTCAAGAGCCTGCTGAAGCCCACGTCGCTGAATGTCACCCCCAGCGCCAAACCCTCCATGCCATCAGGGGGCAGCGATTCAGACAGTGCCAGTAGAGCAGTGTCGTTTTTCGACGATGTCACTGTTTTCCTTTTCGACCAA GAGACCCCCACCAAGGAGCTGGGAGACCATTCGTCAGGTTCCAACAGCCAGGTGTCCGAGTTCAGCAGCCCTGTGCCCACGGCCAGCTACCTGAATAGGTTCACCAACTCCACAGATGAAGAAG GCGGTGGGTTTGAATGGGATGACGACTTCTCGTCCCCGGAGCCCTCGGCGTTCCTCTCCAAGGCAGCTACGGACCTGGCCGTGTCTAAAACCATGTCCCCTTCGTCTACGGCCTCTCACTACTTCTCCCCTCCCGGGGGCCGCGCCCCGGAGCCCAGCTGGAGCAGCTCCAGCTCCAACTACTCCCGCTTCTCCATCTCCCCGGCCAACATCGCCAGCTTCTCCCTCACACACCTCACTGACTCAGACACCGAACAAGGAGGCAA CAGTGAAGAAGGAGATAAAGACTAA